One Desulfobulbus propionicus DSM 2032 DNA segment encodes these proteins:
- a CDS encoding 1,4-dihydroxy-6-naphthoate synthase: MTEQHALSLGFSPCPNDTYIFNGLVHGRVPLSGARFAQPVLEDVETLNQWAIEGRLDVSKISFHALGHVLDRYALLHAGAALGRGCGPLLIAAGDRDTPPDIAAWKIAIPGAYTTAALLLRLYRPDCRQLVVMRFDRIMEAICRGEVDAGVIIHESRFTYQPLGLRCIQDLGQWWEETTGLPIPLGCIVAKRTLQPAVRTAVESAIAASIRWADSHPDEGWEYIKIHAQEMAPEVINSHIGLYVNAFSRDLGDSGLRAVRELLRRGAAAGLFAECAHRT, translated from the coding sequence ATGACTGAACAACACGCCCTGTCCCTGGGGTTTTCTCCCTGTCCCAACGATACCTATATTTTCAATGGCTTGGTGCATGGCAGGGTGCCGCTTTCCGGTGCGCGTTTCGCCCAACCAGTGCTGGAGGATGTGGAAACGCTCAACCAGTGGGCCATCGAGGGCCGCCTGGATGTGAGCAAGATCTCCTTTCATGCCCTGGGGCACGTGCTTGACCGCTACGCGCTGCTTCATGCCGGCGCGGCGTTGGGCCGTGGCTGCGGTCCCCTGCTGATCGCAGCCGGCGATCGTGACACCCCTCCGGACATCGCGGCATGGAAGATTGCCATACCTGGCGCCTACACCACGGCCGCCTTGCTGCTGCGGCTTTACCGTCCAGACTGCCGTCAGTTGGTGGTGATGCGTTTTGACCGGATCATGGAGGCCATCTGCCGGGGTGAGGTCGATGCCGGGGTGATCATCCATGAAAGCCGCTTTACCTACCAGCCGCTCGGATTGCGCTGCATTCAGGATCTTGGCCAATGGTGGGAGGAGACCACCGGGCTGCCCATCCCTTTGGGCTGCATTGTCGCCAAAAGAACCCTGCAACCGGCCGTGCGGACCGCCGTTGAGAGCGCCATCGCCGCCAGCATCCGTTGGGCGGATTCCCACCCGGATGAAGGGTGGGAGTACATCAAGATCCATGCCCAGGAAATGGCTCCGGAGGTGATCAACAGCCATATCGGTCTCTATGTCAATGCGTTCTCCCGCGATCTTGGCGACAGTGGCCTCCGGGCCGTGCGCGAATTGCTGCGTCGCGGCGCTGCCGCCGGACTTTTTGCCGAATGCGCGCATCGGACATGA
- the mqnB gene encoding futalosine hydrolase, producing MLLVTAATSFEMEAFATVCPASGGWSPLITGIGPVETAMHLTAVLACPTVSFRAIVNFGVAGAYCREAGGAALLDICLAEREILGDLGVCYGEMTEPLRGEGLTIHDAFELDSDLLAQAATALTSAKVPFHRGTFVTVSCVSGSRRRGTMLARQHQALCENMEGAAAARVCQRFSLPLLELRCISNLVEDRNLQQWRLRDACVRCGEVAALVIKGLQHD from the coding sequence ATGCTCCTCGTCACCGCCGCAACGTCCTTTGAAATGGAGGCTTTTGCCACTGTTTGCCCCGCCTCCGGGGGATGGTCGCCCCTGATCACCGGCATTGGTCCGGTGGAAACAGCCATGCATTTGACCGCCGTGCTAGCCTGTCCGACCGTTTCCTTTCGCGCGATAGTGAATTTCGGAGTCGCCGGAGCCTATTGCCGGGAAGCGGGAGGCGCGGCCCTGCTGGATATCTGCCTGGCGGAGCGTGAGATTCTCGGCGATCTCGGCGTCTGTTACGGAGAAATGACGGAGCCGCTCCGAGGCGAGGGCCTAACGATCCACGATGCGTTTGAGCTCGACAGCGATTTGCTTGCGCAGGCCGCGACGGCGCTCACCTCCGCCAAGGTTCCATTCCATCGCGGAACCTTTGTCACCGTCAGTTGCGTCAGCGGTTCACGCCGGCGCGGCACGATGCTCGCCCGGCAGCACCAGGCGCTTTGTGAAAACATGGAAGGCGCGGCCGCGGCCCGGGTCTGCCAGCGGTTTAGCCTGCCGCTGCTTGAACTGCGATGCATCTCCAATCTGGTCGAAGACCGTAATCTCCAACAATGGCGACTGCGCGACGCCTGTGTCCGGTGCGGCGAGGTGGCCGCGCTGGTGATCAAAGGACTGCAACATGACTGA
- the queA gene encoding tRNA preQ1(34) S-adenosylmethionine ribosyltransferase-isomerase QueA, with translation MIDFHHRLDAYDYDLPPERIAQFPEPQRDHSRLLVLDTNVPELVHRRFADIVDHLRPSDLLVINSTKVFPARLLGRKETGGKVELFLLNFPHSPTTTDPTSSWHEATATALLKSSKRPKVGGSLLFDEQFHARVDALLGDGKAEVTLRYRPAPGQSLQDLLERHGQMPLPPYIDRPNGNVEEDLHRYQTRYASQVGSVAAPTAGLHFSDALLAQIRAKRVDIAPLVLHVGYGTFAPVRSEDIREHRIHREWVEIPAATAAKVNQTKAAGGRIWAVGTTTVRSLEFAADQHGQVQPGASECDLFIYPGFQFRVIDNLITNFHLPKSSLLFLVSALAGRQRILAAYKEAIASSYRFFSYGDAMAIVTKP, from the coding sequence ATGATCGACTTTCATCACCGGCTGGATGCGTACGACTACGACCTGCCGCCGGAGCGCATTGCCCAGTTCCCCGAACCCCAACGTGATCATTCCCGGCTGCTAGTTCTCGACACCAACGTCCCTGAACTCGTTCACCGGCGGTTTGCCGACATTGTCGACCATCTCCGGCCCTCCGACCTGCTGGTCATCAACAGCACCAAGGTCTTTCCCGCCCGCTTGCTGGGCAGGAAGGAAACCGGCGGCAAGGTGGAACTCTTTCTGCTCAACTTTCCCCATTCGCCCACCACGACCGATCCGACGTCCTCATGGCACGAGGCCACGGCCACCGCGCTGCTCAAGAGTTCCAAACGCCCCAAGGTCGGCGGGTCGCTGCTGTTTGACGAACAATTTCACGCCCGGGTTGACGCCTTGCTGGGCGATGGCAAGGCTGAGGTTACCCTGCGGTATCGGCCCGCACCCGGCCAATCACTCCAGGACCTGTTGGAACGCCATGGCCAGATGCCGCTGCCACCCTATATCGATCGGCCAAACGGCAATGTCGAGGAGGATCTCCATCGCTACCAGACCCGCTATGCCAGCCAAGTCGGTTCTGTGGCCGCGCCCACCGCCGGCCTGCATTTCAGCGATGCGCTGCTTGCCCAGATCAGGGCAAAGAGGGTGGACATTGCGCCGCTTGTGCTCCATGTCGGCTACGGCACCTTCGCGCCGGTGCGCAGCGAAGACATCCGGGAGCATCGCATCCATCGGGAATGGGTGGAAATACCGGCGGCAACCGCGGCCAAGGTCAATCAAACCAAGGCGGCGGGCGGCAGAATTTGGGCAGTGGGCACCACCACGGTCCGCAGCCTGGAGTTTGCTGCCGATCAACACGGACAGGTTCAGCCGGGGGCAAGCGAGTGCGACCTCTTCATTTATCCTGGATTCCAATTTCGAGTGATCGACAACCTGATCACCAACTTTCACCTGCCGAAATCATCGCTGCTCTTTTTAGTTTCCGCCCTGGCCGGCCGACAACGGATTCTCGCCGCCTACAAGGAAGCTATCGCCTCCTCCTACCGTTTTTTTTCCTATGGCGACGCCATGGCTATTGTCACCAAGCCTTGA
- a CDS encoding FmdB family zinc ribbon protein, which translates to MQQRIADAPITVCPECGGEVRKLISMSSFQLKGGGWYTDGYSACSSGKETKGGGAASAESGGASCPASGGGCCHCPAAH; encoded by the coding sequence ATGCAGCAACGTATCGCCGATGCACCGATCACGGTTTGCCCCGAGTGCGGCGGGGAGGTCCGCAAGCTGATCTCCATGAGTTCCTTTCAGTTGAAAGGCGGCGGGTGGTATACCGACGGCTATAGCGCCTGTTCCAGCGGCAAAGAAACCAAAGGAGGAGGCGCGGCCAGCGCCGAAAGTGGCGGTGCCTCCTGCCCCGCCAGTGGAGGGGGGTGTTGCCATTGCCCCGCGGCTCATTAA
- a CDS encoding MucR family transcriptional regulator, with translation MSKSLVEMTAEIIQSQISSKQMSTEEIKAALNDTFQTLKALQESESVGIEAEPEEINPAIDPKKSIQKNKIICLECGQEFKMLSPKHLKSHGLNSKEYRKKHGFSARQPLCAKALSEKRSQSGKERGLPDNLRKAIEMRTKDSAKKK, from the coding sequence ATGAGTAAATCTCTCGTTGAAATGACCGCCGAAATCATTCAATCGCAAATCAGCAGCAAACAAATGTCAACAGAAGAAATAAAGGCGGCGCTTAACGATACATTTCAAACCCTTAAAGCACTTCAAGAATCCGAATCCGTCGGCATTGAAGCTGAACCTGAAGAAATCAATCCTGCTATAGACCCGAAAAAGTCCATCCAGAAGAATAAAATTATCTGCCTGGAATGCGGACAGGAATTCAAGATGCTTTCGCCAAAGCATCTGAAGTCGCACGGTCTCAATTCCAAGGAGTATCGCAAAAAACATGGATTTTCCGCTCGGCAACCGTTGTGCGCCAAGGCGTTGTCGGAAAAACGTTCACAATCGGGCAAAGAACGGGGCTTACCGGATAATCTTCGCAAGGCCATTGAAATGCGCACCAAAGATTCAGCAAAGAAAAAATAA
- the murI gene encoding glutamate racemase, with product MIGIFDSGVGGMTVARAIEQFCPGFPLVYLGDLARTPYGSKSPAMITEYSHRNTDFLLRQGAKLIVIACNSAASTASSFLRSHYHQLIIDVIFPAVDRAAGESVNGRIGVIGTRATINSGLYEQRLQAARPDCKVYSQACPLLVPLVEEGWLERRETKMIVKKYLHPLRDKQIDTLILGCTHYPLLKKTIAPRIGRRVHIIDSSVEVALHLKTLLDSDHDLRQSLYAPDTPSRFFVSDIPSPVHALASKIFGRTVRLEKTDV from the coding sequence ATGATCGGCATCTTTGATTCCGGTGTCGGCGGTATGACCGTTGCCCGCGCCATTGAACAGTTCTGCCCGGGTTTTCCCCTGGTCTATCTCGGCGATCTCGCACGGACCCCCTACGGCTCAAAGAGTCCGGCAATGATCACCGAATACTCGCACCGCAATACCGACTTTCTCCTCCGGCAGGGCGCCAAACTGATCGTCATCGCCTGCAACTCGGCCGCGAGCACGGCCTCTTCCTTCTTGCGCAGCCACTACCACCAATTGATCATCGACGTGATCTTCCCTGCCGTGGATCGTGCGGCCGGGGAGAGCGTCAATGGCCGCATCGGGGTGATCGGTACCCGGGCCACCATCAATTCCGGACTGTATGAACAACGCCTCCAGGCGGCCCGACCGGACTGCAAGGTCTACAGCCAAGCCTGCCCGCTGCTGGTCCCGCTGGTCGAGGAGGGATGGCTGGAGCGGCGCGAAACCAAAATGATCGTCAAAAAATATCTCCACCCGCTGCGCGACAAACAAATCGACACCTTGATCCTTGGCTGCACCCATTATCCCTTGCTGAAAAAGACCATTGCCCCGCGCATCGGCCGGCGGGTGCATATTATCGATTCCTCAGTCGAGGTCGCGCTGCACTTGAAAACTCTTCTGGACAGTGACCACGACCTTCGCCAGTCACTCTACGCCCCGGACACCCCGAGCCGTTTCTTTGTTTCCGATATTCCTTCTCCGGTGCATGCCCTCGCCAGCAAAATATTCGGCCGGACTGTCCGGTTGGAGAAAACCGATGTCTAA